In Deinococcus sedimenti, a single genomic region encodes these proteins:
- the lepB gene encoding signal peptidase I codes for MTTPEPTRAPTTPPPNALQKLWKEILEPIVFAVVITQFVATLVGVDGVSMMPNLRNGERVFVPKYETWLHKAGVGDFKRGDILIFKPPREASAKIENLNKSAFGLWTYRPFLIKRLIALPGDTISIRAGEVTVNGQPLDSSWTTAYWQEQGCWDTQSAVANNITSASIAGSAVNVVPDRQEFTVPQGQYFVMGDNRTATGSEDSRIVGAIPRRDVAGRAAAVVWPIMRKVNAKYDCLGNSVPEFSGPNELNWRLLTRPAGFGELK; via the coding sequence ATGACCACCCCTGAGCCGACCCGCGCCCCGACCACCCCCCCGCCCAACGCGCTGCAGAAACTGTGGAAGGAAATCCTGGAGCCCATCGTGTTTGCGGTGGTGATCACGCAGTTCGTGGCGACCCTGGTGGGCGTGGACGGCGTGAGCATGATGCCGAACCTGCGCAACGGCGAGCGGGTGTTCGTACCGAAGTACGAGACGTGGCTGCACAAGGCGGGCGTGGGTGACTTCAAGCGCGGGGACATCCTGATCTTCAAGCCGCCCCGCGAGGCCAGCGCGAAGATCGAGAACCTGAACAAGAGTGCGTTCGGGCTGTGGACGTACCGGCCGTTCCTGATCAAGCGTCTGATCGCGCTGCCGGGTGACACCATCAGCATCCGGGCGGGCGAGGTCACCGTGAACGGTCAACCGCTGGATTCCAGCTGGACGACGGCGTACTGGCAGGAGCAGGGCTGCTGGGACACGCAGAGTGCCGTGGCGAACAACATCACGTCCGCCAGCATCGCCGGATCGGCGGTGAATGTCGTGCCGGACCGTCAGGAGTTCACGGTGCCGCAGGGGCAGTACTTCGTGATGGGAGACAACCGCACCGCGACCGGCAGCGAGGACTCCCGCATCGTGGGCGCCATTCCGCGCCGGGACGTGGCGGGGCGGGCGGCGGCAGTCGTGTGGCCGATCATGCGCAAGGTGAACGCCAAGTACGACTGCCTGGGCAACAGCGTTCCGGAATTCAGTGGGCCCAATGAACTGAACTGGCGCCTGCTGACCCGCCCGGCCGGTTTCGGCGAACTGAAGTAA
- a CDS encoding patatin-like phospholipase family protein, translating to MSADMGYGLVLGGGGARGLAHIGVWRVLEEHGLTPGVLAGTSMGGLVGAFIAAGYGAAEMERLAGSVSWRRLLDLRPGPGLVRPAVVSAWLADHLPATFEELRLPLAVTATDLLSGRAVYLSRGNLHDALRATTAYPGAVEPLALDGMLLSDGGILNQVPVDAALFLGARRVLAVDVTAPDPLTLPERRGHLWRRLSREQGGTGPGAGHPGATLGAAQLGTVQTLRRAVEIMQAQLTDARVGLYRPDVLLRPTLRDVDLLNFRRADVAVQAGADAALAQLPRLLTLPD from the coding sequence ATGTCCGCTGACATGGGGTACGGACTGGTACTGGGAGGGGGCGGTGCGCGCGGACTGGCGCACATCGGCGTGTGGCGGGTGCTCGAGGAGCACGGCCTGACGCCTGGCGTGCTGGCCGGGACGAGCATGGGCGGACTGGTCGGGGCGTTCATCGCCGCCGGGTACGGCGCCGCCGAGATGGAACGCCTGGCGGGCAGCGTCTCCTGGCGGCGCCTGCTGGACCTGCGGCCCGGCCCGGGCCTGGTGCGCCCCGCCGTGGTCAGTGCGTGGCTGGCCGATCACCTGCCCGCCACGTTCGAGGAATTGCGGCTGCCGCTGGCGGTGACGGCCACGGATCTGCTCTCGGGCCGGGCCGTGTACCTGTCGCGCGGGAACCTCCATGACGCGCTGCGCGCCACGACCGCGTACCCGGGCGCGGTAGAGCCGCTGGCTCTGGACGGGATGCTGCTCTCGGACGGCGGGATCCTGAATCAGGTGCCGGTGGACGCCGCGCTGTTCCTGGGTGCGCGGCGGGTCCTGGCGGTGGACGTCACCGCGCCTGACCCGCTGACCCTCCCCGAGCGGCGTGGTCACCTGTGGCGGCGCCTGTCGCGCGAGCAGGGCGGAACCGGGCCCGGCGCGGGCCACCCGGGGGCCACTCTGGGCGCGGCGCAGCTGGGCACCGTGCAGACCCTGCGCCGCGCGGTGGAGATCATGCAGGCGCAGCTGACCGACGCCCGGGTCGGGCTGTACCGTCCGGACGTGCTGCTGCGCCCCACGCTGCGCGACGTGGATCTGCTGAATTTCCGCCGGGCGGACGTGGCGGTGCAGGCGGGGGCGGACGCCGCGCTGGCCCAGTTGCCGCGGCTGCTGACCCTGCCGGACTGA
- a CDS encoding serine/threonine-protein kinase — protein sequence MPLAGQVVGNGVRLVRPVGRGSHSLVYFAVAHNGQPCAVKIFPAHLSGYADREYDHGHDLHHPRLVRVMDRTVVDGQPALVSTLARGEVLFRRYTQRPAVQIERRAFLLTLAHLLDALGYLHERGVVHRDIKPENIIVEEDGSAKLVDFDLSGPTLETFESPLRMGTAAFQSPEAARGEPLGPESDLYGVGVLLGWGIHGSLPDPDDPHPHTLDPLQPLYLSLTRPARAERPRDAAQVRAELLRLAGLPY from the coding sequence ATGCCTCTCGCGGGACAGGTGGTGGGAAACGGCGTCCGACTGGTCCGCCCGGTCGGACGCGGTTCACACAGCCTGGTGTACTTCGCCGTGGCCCACAACGGCCAGCCCTGCGCCGTGAAGATCTTCCCCGCGCACCTGAGCGGCTACGCCGACCGCGAGTACGACCACGGGCACGACCTGCACCACCCGCGCCTCGTGCGCGTCATGGACCGCACGGTCGTGGACGGCCAGCCCGCGCTGGTCAGCACCCTGGCGCGCGGCGAGGTGCTGTTCCGACGCTACACGCAGCGGCCTGCCGTGCAGATCGAACGGCGCGCCTTCCTGCTGACCCTCGCGCACCTCCTCGACGCGCTCGGCTACCTGCACGAGCGCGGCGTTGTGCACCGGGACATCAAACCGGAGAACATCATCGTTGAGGAGGACGGCAGCGCCAAACTCGTGGACTTCGACCTGTCCGGACCCACCCTGGAAACCTTCGAATCCCCGCTGCGCATGGGCACCGCCGCCTTCCAGAGCCCCGAGGCGGCGCGCGGCGAACCCCTCGGTCCCGAGAGCGACCTGTACGGCGTGGGCGTGCTGCTCGGCTGGGGCATCCACGGCTCGCTGCCCGACCCGGACGACCCGCACCCGCACACCCTGGACCCCCTGCAACCCCTGTACCTGAGCCTGACCCGCCCGGCCCGCGCCGAGCGACCCCGCGACGCCGCGCAGGTCCGCGCGGAACTGCTGCGACTGGCCGGACTGCCGTACTGA
- a CDS encoding endonuclease III domain-containing protein, which produces MPRPAPDNPVPETLPEVTRRLAAQHLPDGDLPFPRTRPADLLSSLIRTILGQQNTRAAADRQYRALREAYPLWEAALLDGPDGIEDTLRGAGGGLHRSKAASIHGILTTLAGPDEDGPLTLQHLSGLSDADARAALEALPGVGRHTASLMLLFDLHRPAMPVEGNLDRLARRLEWVPDGWTAARVERWFDAAVPRTTPDRLRLHVAGVRHGREVCLSRHPRCGACVLADLCPSAALLGPG; this is translated from the coding sequence ATGCCCCGCCCCGCCCCCGACAACCCGGTGCCTGAGACCCTGCCGGAGGTGACCCGGCGGCTGGCAGCGCAGCACCTCCCGGACGGTGACCTGCCCTTTCCCCGCACCCGCCCGGCGGATCTGCTGAGCAGCCTGATCCGCACCATTCTGGGCCAGCAGAACACCCGCGCCGCCGCTGACCGCCAGTACCGTGCGCTGCGCGAGGCGTACCCGCTGTGGGAAGCGGCACTGCTCGACGGCCCGGACGGTATCGAGGATACCCTGCGCGGCGCGGGCGGCGGCCTGCACCGCAGCAAGGCCGCCAGCATCCACGGCATCCTGACCACCCTGGCCGGACCCGACGAGGACGGCCCCCTGACCCTGCAGCACCTGAGCGGCCTGAGCGACGCGGACGCCCGCGCAGCCCTGGAGGCCCTGCCCGGCGTGGGCCGCCACACCGCCTCCTTGATGCTCCTGTTCGACCTGCACCGGCCCGCCATGCCCGTCGAGGGCAACCTGGACCGACTGGCCCGGCGGCTGGAATGGGTGCCGGACGGCTGGACCGCCGCGCGGGTTGAGCGCTGGTTCGACGCCGCCGTGCCCCGCACCACCCCGGACCGCCTGCGCCTGCACGTCGCGGGCGTCCGGCACGGGCGCGAGGTCTGCCTCAGTCGCCACCCCCGCTGCGGCGCGTGCGTGCTGGCCGACCTGTGCCCCTCCGCCGCGTTGCTCGGACCGGGCTGA